One genomic region from Asterias amurensis chromosome 7, ASM3211899v1 encodes:
- the LOC139939509 gene encoding activin receptor type-1-like isoform X2 — MAPFNPFLNTLKAKGESTESTMAEESARPFVSNETTFECTCDNLGCNSDISRCKTTKRCYASLTIDENGVEQRRKGCFNTVERTNMYCKSAFQDNIIMVCCKGEMCNENIQPAFPPPIPPTTPISGLRESASTYDVVYLAMAVLGPFFALIVGISFAVFMYRWMHKKRLRELNTNDEEYAQHAPHDLRAVPAGDSTLKDLFDHSNTSGSGSGLPYLVQRTVARQITLVEQVGKGRYGEVWRGNWQDESVAVKIFNSIDEKSWFRETEIYNTIMLRHDNILGFIASDMTSRNSCTQLWLITHYHEFGSLYDYLNRNVIDMKVAIRLALSAAGGLVHLHTEIFCSNSKPAIAHRDIKSKNILVKENHTCCIADLGLAVLHTRKNDQLDIGMNSRVGTKRYMAPELLEETMNTAEFESFKRVDVYAFGLVLWEIARRCQVGGIVEDYRPPFFEYVSSDPGFEDMKKVVCTEMLRPTIPNRWSNETMLIALSKLMKECWYHTASARHSSLRVKKTLMKIAESCNLNTTSKLDYSWEKAFI, encoded by the exons ATGGCGCCATTCAACCCATTCTTGAACACTCTCAAGGCTAAAG gTGAGAGCACAGAGAGCACAATGGCAGAGGAGAGTGCCAGACCCTTCGTCAGTAACGAAACAACTTTTGAGTGTACCTGCGACAATTTAGGATGTAACAGCGATATCTCAAGATGTAAGACCACAAAGCGATGCTACGCATCACTCACGATAGATGAAAATGGTGTGGAGCAGAGAAGGAAG GGATGTTTCAACACAGTCGAACGGACCAATATGTACTGCAAGAGCGCCTTCCAGGATAACATCATCATGGTGTGCTGTAAAGGAGAGATGTGCAATGAGAACATCCAACCAGCCTTCCCTCCCCCTATTCCACCAACTACTCCGATAT CGGGGCTAAGGGAGTCAGCCTCGACCTACGACGTCGTGTACCTCGCCATGGCCGTCCTGGGGCCCTTCTTTGCTCTGATTGTGGGCATCTCCTTTGCTGTCTTCATGTACCGCTGGATGCATAAGAAGAGATTACGAGAGCTGAACACAAACGATGAGGAGTATGCCCAACATGCGCCCCATGATCTCAGAGCCGTCCCGGCAGGGGACAGCACACTAAAG GACTTATTCGATCATTCCAACACATCTGGTAGTGGTTCCGGCCTCCCTTATCTTGTCCAGAGGACGGTTGCCAGACAGATCACACTGGTGGAGCAAGTCG GCAAGGGACGCTACGGTGAGGTGTGGCGCGGCAACTGGCAAGACGAAAGCGTCGCAGTGAAAATCTTCAACTCCATCGATGAGAAGTCGTGGTTCCGCGAGACGGAGATCTACAACACCATCATGCTGCGTCACGACAACATCCTGGGTTTCATCGCGTCGGACATGACATCGCGGAACTCATGCACACAGCTCTGGCTGATAACGCACTACCACGAGTTTGGATCGCTCTACGATTACCTGAACAGGAACGTTATAGACATGAAGGTGGCCATCCGGCTGGCGTTGTCGGCGGCCGGTGGGCTCGTCCATCTCCACACCGAGATCTTCTGCAGCAACAGCAAGCCGGCCATCGCCCACCGCGACATCAAGAGCAAGAACATCCTGGTGAAGGAGAACCACACGTGTTGCATCGCCGATTTGGGGCTGGCCGTGCTGCACACACGCAAGAACGACCAGTTGGACATTGGGATGAATAGCCGGGTGGGCACCAAGCGCTACATGGCGCCAGAGCTTCTGGAGGAGACCATGAACACGGCTGAGTTTGAGTCGTTTAAGAGGGTGGATGTCTATGCCTTTGGTCTAGTGCTTTGGGAGATTGCGAGGAGGTGTCAAGTTGGGG GTATTGTTGAAGATTACAGACCGCCATTCTTTGAGTACGTCTCCAGCGATCCAGGATTTGAAGATATGAAAAAAGTTGTTTGCACCGAAATGCTTCGGCCGACGATCCCAAACAGATGGTCAAATGAAACT ATGTTAATTGCGCTTTCCAAACTGATGAAGGAATGTTGGTACCACACAGCGTCGGCAAGGCACAGCTCCCTCAGGGTCAAAAAGACACTCATGAAAATCGCAGAGTCGTGTAACTTAAACACAACATCCAAACTGGACTACAGTTGGGAGAAAGCGTTCATTTGA
- the LOC139939509 gene encoding activin receptor type-1-like isoform X1 has protein sequence MATLRLGCLLLILAVGITVYGESTESTMAEESARPFVSNETTFECTCDNLGCNSDISRCKTTKRCYASLTIDENGVEQRRKGCFNTVERTNMYCKSAFQDNIIMVCCKGEMCNENIQPAFPPPIPPTTPISGLRESASTYDVVYLAMAVLGPFFALIVGISFAVFMYRWMHKKRLRELNTNDEEYAQHAPHDLRAVPAGDSTLKDLFDHSNTSGSGSGLPYLVQRTVARQITLVEQVGKGRYGEVWRGNWQDESVAVKIFNSIDEKSWFRETEIYNTIMLRHDNILGFIASDMTSRNSCTQLWLITHYHEFGSLYDYLNRNVIDMKVAIRLALSAAGGLVHLHTEIFCSNSKPAIAHRDIKSKNILVKENHTCCIADLGLAVLHTRKNDQLDIGMNSRVGTKRYMAPELLEETMNTAEFESFKRVDVYAFGLVLWEIARRCQVGGIVEDYRPPFFEYVSSDPGFEDMKKVVCTEMLRPTIPNRWSNETMLIALSKLMKECWYHTASARHSSLRVKKTLMKIAESCNLNTTSKLDYSWEKAFI, from the exons gTGAGAGCACAGAGAGCACAATGGCAGAGGAGAGTGCCAGACCCTTCGTCAGTAACGAAACAACTTTTGAGTGTACCTGCGACAATTTAGGATGTAACAGCGATATCTCAAGATGTAAGACCACAAAGCGATGCTACGCATCACTCACGATAGATGAAAATGGTGTGGAGCAGAGAAGGAAG GGATGTTTCAACACAGTCGAACGGACCAATATGTACTGCAAGAGCGCCTTCCAGGATAACATCATCATGGTGTGCTGTAAAGGAGAGATGTGCAATGAGAACATCCAACCAGCCTTCCCTCCCCCTATTCCACCAACTACTCCGATAT CGGGGCTAAGGGAGTCAGCCTCGACCTACGACGTCGTGTACCTCGCCATGGCCGTCCTGGGGCCCTTCTTTGCTCTGATTGTGGGCATCTCCTTTGCTGTCTTCATGTACCGCTGGATGCATAAGAAGAGATTACGAGAGCTGAACACAAACGATGAGGAGTATGCCCAACATGCGCCCCATGATCTCAGAGCCGTCCCGGCAGGGGACAGCACACTAAAG GACTTATTCGATCATTCCAACACATCTGGTAGTGGTTCCGGCCTCCCTTATCTTGTCCAGAGGACGGTTGCCAGACAGATCACACTGGTGGAGCAAGTCG GCAAGGGACGCTACGGTGAGGTGTGGCGCGGCAACTGGCAAGACGAAAGCGTCGCAGTGAAAATCTTCAACTCCATCGATGAGAAGTCGTGGTTCCGCGAGACGGAGATCTACAACACCATCATGCTGCGTCACGACAACATCCTGGGTTTCATCGCGTCGGACATGACATCGCGGAACTCATGCACACAGCTCTGGCTGATAACGCACTACCACGAGTTTGGATCGCTCTACGATTACCTGAACAGGAACGTTATAGACATGAAGGTGGCCATCCGGCTGGCGTTGTCGGCGGCCGGTGGGCTCGTCCATCTCCACACCGAGATCTTCTGCAGCAACAGCAAGCCGGCCATCGCCCACCGCGACATCAAGAGCAAGAACATCCTGGTGAAGGAGAACCACACGTGTTGCATCGCCGATTTGGGGCTGGCCGTGCTGCACACACGCAAGAACGACCAGTTGGACATTGGGATGAATAGCCGGGTGGGCACCAAGCGCTACATGGCGCCAGAGCTTCTGGAGGAGACCATGAACACGGCTGAGTTTGAGTCGTTTAAGAGGGTGGATGTCTATGCCTTTGGTCTAGTGCTTTGGGAGATTGCGAGGAGGTGTCAAGTTGGGG GTATTGTTGAAGATTACAGACCGCCATTCTTTGAGTACGTCTCCAGCGATCCAGGATTTGAAGATATGAAAAAAGTTGTTTGCACCGAAATGCTTCGGCCGACGATCCCAAACAGATGGTCAAATGAAACT ATGTTAATTGCGCTTTCCAAACTGATGAAGGAATGTTGGTACCACACAGCGTCGGCAAGGCACAGCTCCCTCAGGGTCAAAAAGACACTCATGAAAATCGCAGAGTCGTGTAACTTAAACACAACATCCAAACTGGACTACAGTTGGGAGAAAGCGTTCATTTGA
- the LOC139939509 gene encoding activin receptor type-1-like isoform X3, whose product MAEESARPFVSNETTFECTCDNLGCNSDISRCKTTKRCYASLTIDENGVEQRRKGCFNTVERTNMYCKSAFQDNIIMVCCKGEMCNENIQPAFPPPIPPTTPISGLRESASTYDVVYLAMAVLGPFFALIVGISFAVFMYRWMHKKRLRELNTNDEEYAQHAPHDLRAVPAGDSTLKDLFDHSNTSGSGSGLPYLVQRTVARQITLVEQVGKGRYGEVWRGNWQDESVAVKIFNSIDEKSWFRETEIYNTIMLRHDNILGFIASDMTSRNSCTQLWLITHYHEFGSLYDYLNRNVIDMKVAIRLALSAAGGLVHLHTEIFCSNSKPAIAHRDIKSKNILVKENHTCCIADLGLAVLHTRKNDQLDIGMNSRVGTKRYMAPELLEETMNTAEFESFKRVDVYAFGLVLWEIARRCQVGGIVEDYRPPFFEYVSSDPGFEDMKKVVCTEMLRPTIPNRWSNETMLIALSKLMKECWYHTASARHSSLRVKKTLMKIAESCNLNTTSKLDYSWEKAFI is encoded by the exons ATGGCAGAGGAGAGTGCCAGACCCTTCGTCAGTAACGAAACAACTTTTGAGTGTACCTGCGACAATTTAGGATGTAACAGCGATATCTCAAGATGTAAGACCACAAAGCGATGCTACGCATCACTCACGATAGATGAAAATGGTGTGGAGCAGAGAAGGAAG GGATGTTTCAACACAGTCGAACGGACCAATATGTACTGCAAGAGCGCCTTCCAGGATAACATCATCATGGTGTGCTGTAAAGGAGAGATGTGCAATGAGAACATCCAACCAGCCTTCCCTCCCCCTATTCCACCAACTACTCCGATAT CGGGGCTAAGGGAGTCAGCCTCGACCTACGACGTCGTGTACCTCGCCATGGCCGTCCTGGGGCCCTTCTTTGCTCTGATTGTGGGCATCTCCTTTGCTGTCTTCATGTACCGCTGGATGCATAAGAAGAGATTACGAGAGCTGAACACAAACGATGAGGAGTATGCCCAACATGCGCCCCATGATCTCAGAGCCGTCCCGGCAGGGGACAGCACACTAAAG GACTTATTCGATCATTCCAACACATCTGGTAGTGGTTCCGGCCTCCCTTATCTTGTCCAGAGGACGGTTGCCAGACAGATCACACTGGTGGAGCAAGTCG GCAAGGGACGCTACGGTGAGGTGTGGCGCGGCAACTGGCAAGACGAAAGCGTCGCAGTGAAAATCTTCAACTCCATCGATGAGAAGTCGTGGTTCCGCGAGACGGAGATCTACAACACCATCATGCTGCGTCACGACAACATCCTGGGTTTCATCGCGTCGGACATGACATCGCGGAACTCATGCACACAGCTCTGGCTGATAACGCACTACCACGAGTTTGGATCGCTCTACGATTACCTGAACAGGAACGTTATAGACATGAAGGTGGCCATCCGGCTGGCGTTGTCGGCGGCCGGTGGGCTCGTCCATCTCCACACCGAGATCTTCTGCAGCAACAGCAAGCCGGCCATCGCCCACCGCGACATCAAGAGCAAGAACATCCTGGTGAAGGAGAACCACACGTGTTGCATCGCCGATTTGGGGCTGGCCGTGCTGCACACACGCAAGAACGACCAGTTGGACATTGGGATGAATAGCCGGGTGGGCACCAAGCGCTACATGGCGCCAGAGCTTCTGGAGGAGACCATGAACACGGCTGAGTTTGAGTCGTTTAAGAGGGTGGATGTCTATGCCTTTGGTCTAGTGCTTTGGGAGATTGCGAGGAGGTGTCAAGTTGGGG GTATTGTTGAAGATTACAGACCGCCATTCTTTGAGTACGTCTCCAGCGATCCAGGATTTGAAGATATGAAAAAAGTTGTTTGCACCGAAATGCTTCGGCCGACGATCCCAAACAGATGGTCAAATGAAACT ATGTTAATTGCGCTTTCCAAACTGATGAAGGAATGTTGGTACCACACAGCGTCGGCAAGGCACAGCTCCCTCAGGGTCAAAAAGACACTCATGAAAATCGCAGAGTCGTGTAACTTAAACACAACATCCAAACTGGACTACAGTTGGGAGAAAGCGTTCATTTGA